The Halichondria panicea chromosome 10, odHalPani1.1, whole genome shotgun sequence region AGGCCCTCGATCCCatgccgagttttcgcttttataacgatTAGgctagttgtttgcctaaccgttataaaagcgaaaactcggcctgggatcaaggctagtTTCCTACTGCATATCGCATGCATTTGCTGTATCATTAATTTGCAGACAAAAAAAATCACCATATCACATTCTGACCAAGTCTCAACTTCTGACAATGTTGCTATCGGATACGCTACTTTTTTTAGCTATTATCGATATATCAGACTAACTCTTTCATTTGTATTTTATAACAATTCAGCATTACAGCATAGGATATACACaattagctagtagctagatgTAAAGTGCATCCTAAAGAATGTGTACAGAAATATtaacacactgacagtataaCAATATTTCTATATTGTGTATACTAACAAGTTTGTTCCGTAAAGTTACAGCGTGTGGGATGACTATTGGTACATTGATGTTCGAACCTAATTGGTACAGGGAGACCATTAACTGAACGGCTATTGTAAACAATCTCTCTTCTTTCAACCGGTGCATGGGTTGGGAAAGTCTATTATGTCATGTAAAATTGTGACAAGTGACACATTCTTGCAACTAATCTTCTCGTCTCTAGACTTGTAAGGCCAGATGCTGACAGTAGTTCTTCCTACTTTAGATCCCACTGTCCCAGACACACTCTCATGGTAAATCTCTGTATAGAATATAGAATGTTTACGTGAAGTTGTGGTCAGTGAAACCGTAGGTGAAACCACACGAAATGTTAAATGTTATGCAATAGAGTGCATGAGGGTGGATGATAAACTTATTTCCTGGAACTACTGTTAATTAAGACTAGTGTATTCATAGATCTTGTGTGTATGAACCGAGGTACAGAAGTTTCTTTAGCTAGTCTGTAAGAAGTTGTCATcccaaacaaaaattaatgtccaCCGTTACAGTCTATCTTTTGCTCTCACTGTCTGTGCTGTGCACTATCAAACAAGGTATGCACTTCCATGCAGTTGTGACAAAATGCATTGGTCAATAAGTGCATCATAGTTTATATCTCCTTGTGGTCTGCAGGTCAGAGCTGTCTTGATGGGTTTCCTTCAGTTACCAACAACACCTgtacatcatcatcatcatgcccTTTCCAGGGGTCAATTAACTCCAGGCAACTACGACTCTTCCCTTCCATGAGGATTACTTGTAATGGAATGCTAGTGGGATTGTCTGTAGCAGGAGAGACTCGAAAGAAAGGAAATAGAAATTACCCTATTCTACAGATTTGGAGACCCACTAGCTCCACGTCCAATGACTATATCAGTGAATACCCATTCCCAATTGGATGCACTCAACTAGATCTACCTAACAATGTCTGGCAGTGTACCATCAGTCCATCCATCAACGTTGAGATGGGAGATATCATTGGGATCAATCTCCCTCGAAATCGTGATAGGAACTCAGCATTCGGAATTTACTTCACGTCCCAAACATCTTTTACCAGCTACATACTATGCAGTACATCAGCCACAACATTCTCAGTACTACCTGGATCTACTAGTGCCAGTGCTCAACCTGTGCTTACTCTGGACATTCGTGAACAAAGTATTATAGATTTGACGGTGTTCCATACAGTCACTGagactactactactactactgagCCGACAAGAGAGATTGCTGGACTGTTAGTTGGTGGTGTGGTTGGTGTGCTACTGTTGGTGCTAATTGTTGTAATTGTTGTCATATTTTTATTGTGGAACCGAAAGAGAAGTAGATATAACATGAACAAGGCAAGTTGTCGTGGTACCCATATTGAGAACATGGCATATGATGATGTCTGCATAAACACTGAGTCTGGTTCTGTTGTTCCACCAATGGATGATATCAACTACCGTAAGATCAAATTCAGTTGTGCATAGCTTTGCTTTGCTTTGTGTATTGCTGGTATTTATCAAAAAAATGCACTAACAGATATTGTCACTAACAGATATTGGCGTGGAGAGTTGTGGTGACTATGACGAGATAAATGATAATCAACCCATGGGGGATTATGAAACAACAATTAATCCAAATGATTATTGCTCCACTCCTCCTGTACCACCCCTCTTTGAACATGACATCCCCATCGCAACTATGGAATACAAAATCCCAGTGTCTACTCTGGGAAAGGTGTGTTGTGTACGGTATGACTATTATtatcgtatagcaggttattttcgtgtGGTTGTATTCTTCGTATTTAGTCCAAACTGTTAATGAGCAAAATAGATcctattctgagctgtacgaatttTAGAATGTGATACTTAAAGTGTTGGAGTAGAATTGTTGTTTATTTTGCTTTGTCAGTTTATGATGAAAGCTGTGAAATGAAAGTGTGTTAAGCAAGTGTTGTTTGCCGCAATGTAGGGGGTCAGCCCTCACCCACTGCAGGGGATCCTCCCCCCTGGAGAGTGGGGGTTGGTGGTCCCATCACAAGAGCAGAGGAGCAAGGCCTCGACTCAGAATGGTGTCTCTGGGAAAGAGCTCTATGCTGCCATCAAAACTGTGAGctcataatattattcatagtgtgtgtgtgtgtgtgtgtgttgtttgcCTAGTGTGTagtacacgtgtgtgtgtgtgtgtgtgtgtgtgtgtgtgtgtgtgtgcgtgcgtgcgtgcgtgcgtgcgtgcgtgcctAGTCTgtagtacgtgtgtgtgtgggttagTTTCTCCACCATTGACACtataatgcatgagtatagGTGAAAGTATGAAGAAAGTAATGTGGTAAGTTCAGTTCATTACAGATATATATCCGGTACACGTGAAATTTATACTAAGGTGTCAATCGAGGACTTCATATCTGGACATTCAATATTGACGTTGTCATCTCACCTTTATTGACTTGCATTGCTCTCCTTTATGTGCAAGTGCAGTGCTTTCACTATATCCATTGGAGTTGAAAGTACACACAATATCATCTCAAAGCCTTACACAGAACATGTTTTCATTACAATGGACACTGATTGTACATCTAATTCTTCCCAAATcacatatgcatgcacttgcTTCATGCTGATTCTGCATATACTACCCGTGATACAATTGCTTGCTTTCTGTACACCCACGCCCACATACCCACATTACCTTCACACACAGTCCCAGTACAGCTATGCGGGACCAGCTCCCAAGTTCTTTGAGGAGTGTGAGACGTACTGGGCACCGTCCTCAATGGCTAACGAACTCTACGAGCAGCTGGCAGCAAGGAAGTATCGGGAGATACTCAGAGAACAAATACAGTAATACTTTTTGTATTCAAATTAAGCTTCTTCCAGTAACAAGGCTGCTAAAGCAAGAGGCTGAAGAGGCTATAGAATTATAGGCCTGTACAGAGTGGTGCTAGCTATGGAAATGTGTGAAATCTTATTGTTTTTACAGGATAACCGAGTTTCTAGGAAGTGGAGCGTTtggtacagtcaacaagggTGTGTGGCAGAGCCCGGGGGGAGCTATAGAGGTGGCCATCAAGATCAACCAGAGCAAAGATGAGGAAGACAAAGTCAAGTTCCTCCAGGAGGCGGCCATCATGGGTCAGTTCAGACATCCCAACGTGGTCAAGCTGTACGGAGTGGTTACTGTGGGGGAACCAGTGAGTTAGCACTATTAAAATTAGCACATTCGAATCAATTGCTGTTTGAAAGACTATCATTGATAGGTGATGATTGTTTTGGATTTGCTGTCAAATGGAGACTTGCGAAACTTTCTCATAAAGATGCAACCAGAGTAAGTGCTATCCTATAATTGCATACAGCTGTCAATGTCTTGTACCTATGTGATAGCAGATCAGGAGAGATGGTTCC contains the following coding sequences:
- the LOC135342615 gene encoding uncharacterized protein LOC135342615 isoform X2 — protein: MSTVTVYLLLSLSVLCTIKQGQSCLDGFPSVTNNTCTSSSSCPFQGSINSRQLRLFPSMRITCNGMLVGLSVAGETRKKGNRNYPILQIWRPTSSTSNDYISEYPFPIGCTQLDLPNNVWQCTISPSINVEMGDIIGINLPRNRDRNSAFGIYFTSQTSFTSYILCSTSATTFSVLPGSTSASAQPVLTLDIREQSIIDLTVFHTVTETTTTTTEPTREIAGLLVGGVVGVLLLVLIVVIVVIFLLWNRKRSRYNMNKASCRGTHIENMAYDDVCINTESGSVVPPMDDINYHIGVESCGDYDEINDNQPMGDYETTINPNDYCSTPPVPPLFEHDIPIATMEYKIPVSTLGKGVSPHPLQGILPPGEWGLVVPSQEQRSKASTQNGVSGKELYAAIKTSQYSYAGPAPKFFEECETYWAPSSMANELYEQLAARKYREILREQIQITEFLGSGAFGTVNKGVWQSPGGAIEVAIKINQSKDEEDKVKFLQEAAIMGQFRHPNVVKLYGVVTVGEPVMIVLDLLSNGDLRNFLIKMQPESGEMVPSNTPKLLLKFCQQISSGMDYLARKAFVHRDLAARNILVSEDKVCKISDFGMSRDLMDESYYVSQGGKIPVKWTAPEALNFKKYSVASDVWSFGCVMYEIWSLGHKPFEDSSNVETIKMVDKGVRLPPPPGCPRELYKLMIECWHSETSRRPSFHQLVEMLSQADFELLLWNKTDSGVGPQVTVVGASLEAAKNLYTDLQNAYMKQPNN
- the LOC135342615 gene encoding uncharacterized protein LOC135342615 isoform X1; amino-acid sequence: MSTVTVYLLLSLSVLCTIKQGQSCLDGFPSVTNNTCTSSSSCPFQGSINSRQLRLFPSMRITCNGMLVGLSVAGETRKKGNRNYPILQIWRPTSSTSNDYISEYPFPIGCTQLDLPNNVWQCTISPSINVEMGDIIGINLPRNRDRNSAFGIYFTSQTSFTSYILCSTSATTFSVLPGSTSASAQPVLTLDIREQSIIDLTVFHTVTETTTTTTEPTREIAGLLVGGVVGVLLLVLIVVIVVIFLLWNRKRSRYNMNKASCRGTHIENMAYDDVCINTESGSVVPPMDDINYHIGVESCGDYDEINDNQPMGDYETTINPNDYCSTPPVPPLFEHDIPIATMEYKIPVSTLGKGVSPHPLQGILPPGEWGLVVPSQEQRSKASTQNGVSGKELYAAIKTSQYSYAGPAPKFFEECETYWAPSSMANELYEQLAARKYREILREQIQITEFLGSGAFGTVNKGVWQSPGGAIEVAIKINQSKDEEDKVKFLQEAAIMGQFRHPNVVKLYGVVTVGEPVMIVLDLLSNGDLRNFLIKMQPDRSGEMVPSNTPKLLLKFCQQISSGMDYLARKAFVHRDLAARNILVSEDKVCKISDFGMSRDLMDESYYVSQGGKIPVKWTAPEALNFKKYSVASDVWSFGCVMYEIWSLGHKPFEDSSNVETIKMVDKGVRLPPPPGCPRELYKLMIECWHSETSRRPSFHQLVEMLSQADFELLLWNKTDSGVGPQVTVVGASLEAAKNLYTDLQNAYMKQPNN